One Pseudanabaena sp. FACHB-2040 genomic window carries:
- a CDS encoding DUF4870 domain-containing protein, with protein MSSSPETLLQAGAQAMQQARYQDAIEPLEAFCKGSINRRSKQFFQAQMWLVQAYQKNGQDLHAIALCEQLIKSDIPQVQQWGQKVLPKLLKEAPPASQPAVAEAAPEATPEATPEVAPAPEAEAPATFFQVTELLSPEAAAEVFSTGRKALQQRRYDEAAAAFETFIQGADPSYSNYAWACTSLGKAYRGNEQPEKALALCQHLYKSDQESLQAWARDFFKTLDLPDKELVPTSPAPAPTDSEAADFTDPGANPLPIGTENDSLGATPTPKKVKPIIQSGQKDLSPQILSAVAHGSISLLGSVLIALIFRDSIVANLLGLLRFVIPVVILFTAQDAVAKANAKEATNYVITSLVLLAISIPAALFLFPIAIVFGPLLILLVIPLITYCLLLAIWPVVATIVCARDRRRTFRYPRWLILHLL; from the coding sequence ATGAGTTCCTCTCCCGAAACTTTGCTGCAGGCGGGTGCCCAAGCCATGCAGCAGGCCCGTTATCAAGATGCTATCGAGCCGCTAGAGGCCTTTTGCAAAGGATCTATTAACCGTCGCTCCAAACAGTTTTTTCAAGCCCAGATGTGGTTAGTTCAGGCCTATCAGAAAAATGGGCAAGATCTCCATGCGATCGCACTTTGCGAACAGCTGATCAAAAGCGATATTCCCCAAGTGCAGCAGTGGGGTCAAAAGGTTCTGCCCAAGCTGCTAAAAGAGGCCCCTCCCGCTAGCCAGCCAGCCGTTGCAGAGGCAGCACCGGAAGCAACACCAGAAGCAACACCAGAGGTCGCACCTGCGCCCGAAGCAGAGGCTCCTGCCACCTTTTTTCAGGTTACAGAACTGCTGTCGCCTGAAGCTGCAGCAGAAGTTTTTTCTACAGGCCGTAAAGCCCTACAGCAACGGCGCTACGACGAAGCCGCCGCCGCTTTCGAAACCTTCATTCAGGGCGCAGACCCTAGCTACAGCAACTATGCCTGGGCCTGCACCAGCCTAGGAAAAGCCTACCGAGGCAACGAACAACCTGAAAAAGCCCTAGCTCTTTGCCAGCACCTCTACAAGAGCGACCAGGAAAGCCTGCAGGCCTGGGCCAGAGACTTTTTCAAAACCCTAGATTTGCCTGATAAAGAGCTTGTGCCCACTTCACCAGCACCGGCTCCAACCGATTCTGAGGCGGCAGACTTCACAGACCCCGGAGCCAATCCCCTGCCAATAGGGACCGAGAACGATTCCCTAGGCGCTACGCCAACCCCCAAAAAAGTCAAGCCAATTATTCAATCAGGCCAAAAAGACCTGTCTCCCCAAATTCTCTCGGCAGTCGCCCACGGCTCAATCTCACTGCTGGGCAGCGTGCTAATCGCCCTGATCTTTAGAGACTCCATCGTGGCTAACCTCCTAGGGCTGTTGAGGTTTGTCATTCCTGTGGTGATTCTATTTACTGCTCAAGATGCAGTTGCCAAAGCCAACGCCAAAGAAGCAACCAACTACGTCATCACCTCTCTAGTGCTGCTAGCCATTAGTATCCCTGCCGCCCTGTTCCTATTTCCGATAGCCATTGTGTTTGGCCCCCTGCTGATTCTGCTCGTAATCCCCCTAATCACGTATTGCCTACTGCTGGCCATTTGGCCCGTGGTTGCAACCATCGTTTGTGCCCGCGATCGCAGGCGCACCTTTCGCTACCCTCGCTGGTTAATTCTGCACTTGTTGTAG